A DNA window from Danio aesculapii chromosome 1, fDanAes4.1, whole genome shotgun sequence contains the following coding sequences:
- the rhoh gene encoding rho-related GTP-binding protein RhoH translates to MNGVPETSVKCVLVGDCAVGKTALLVRFTSETFPDSYRPTVYENTGVDVFMDGIQISLGLWDTAGHDTFRQIRPMSYQDADVVLLCYSVANPNSLSNLRHKWIAEVREYLPKVPVLVVATQTDHREMGPYRANCTTSPEGKQVAQEIRAKGYLECSALSNRGVQQVFECAVRTAVNRARRQTRRRLLNLNPCKIS, encoded by the coding sequence ATGAACGGGGTGCCAGAGACCTCGGTGAAATGCGTACTGGTTGGGGACTGCGCAGTGGGTAAAACTGCACTTTTGGTACGGTTCACCTCTGAAACTTTCCCAGACAGCTACAGACCCACTGTCTATGAAAACACGGGAGTTGATGTCTTTATGGATGGAATCCAGATCAGTTTGGGATTGTGGGATACAGCAGGGCATGATACATTCCGCCAAATCCGGCCCATGTCCTATCAAGACGCGGATGTGGTCTTGCTGTGTTATTCAGTAGCAAATCCAAATTCTTTAAGTAATTTGCGGCACAAATGGATCGCTGAGGTGAGGGAATATCTTCCAAAGGTGCCAGTACTGGTTGTTGCCACACAGACAGACCATCGTGAGATGGGCCCGTATCGTGCTAACTGCACCACGTCCCCAGAGGGCAAGCAGGTGGCACAGGAGATTCGTGCCAAGGGATATCTGGAATGTTCGGCCCTTAGCAATCGTGGTGTACAACAGGTTTTTGAGTGTGCTGTGCGAACAGCTGTAAATCGGGCACGAAGACAGACGAGACGGAGACTGCTAAACCTTAACCCCTGCAAAATCTCATAA